The genomic segment AGCTCCGGCCCGATCACGTGCACGATCCCCTGGTCGCCCGAGCCGATCGGGAAGAAGCGGATGCCGTGGCGCTTCGTGTTCTGCTCGATCGCCTGCAGCATCTCCTCGGCCTGAGCGTCGCGAAGCGGCCGGCGCCGCAGCTCCGTCGGCACGATGTGGTCGACGGTGGCGAAGGTGCGCTCCGGGCACAGCACCGAGAGGCCCGCGTCCTCGAGCATCTGGAAGCCCTGGGGGCTGGTGACCTCGTGGATCAGGTGCAGCCCGATCAGAAGCTGCGTCTGCCCGCCGGGCAGCTCGCGCACGCTGTGCAGATCCCAGACCTTGTCGAGCAGGCTTCGTCCCATCGCGGCGCGAGGCTACCGCAGCCGAGCCCGATGGAGCAAAGGCGACCCGCGCGCCGGGCGCTCTCTCGCTCAGCGCTCCGCGATCAGCTGGTACGGACCGAGCGGCCGCTCGCCCTCGCCGATCGCGCGCGCGCCCGACAGGTCGTAGTCCTGCAGGAAGCGCACGCCCTCGAAGCCGGCCTCGACCAGGAGCTGCTCGGCTTGCTCGGCGGGCAGGAAGCGCCGGTGCGAGACCTGCTCCACCGGCTCGGAGCCGTCGACGCTGAAGAGCTGCGTGCGGCGCTCGAGCAGGGGCGTCAGCATCTCGCGCTTGTCGCGGAGTTTCAGCTGGTGGCCGGCGACCGTGCGCTCGATCTCGCGCCAGCGGCCGTTGGTCTCGGGGCGGATCATCGGCAGCGGGCAGAAGAAGTCGATCGCGAGCACCGCGGGGCTCTTCATGCAGCGCGCCACGTGGCGCAGGAACAGGCGCTGCTCGGCGACGTCGATCAGGTTGTTGAACGCGTAGAGCGACGCGATCACGACGCTGAACTTCTCGAAGAGCGCGTTGCTGCGGAAATCGAAGTCCGCGATCCGCACCCGGTCCTGCCAGGGCTGGAGCGTGCGGCGCGCGACCTCGAGCATGGGTCTCGAGACGTCGACGCCGAGCGCCTCGTAGCCGGCCTCGCCGAGCCGGGCGAGCACGCGGCCGGTGCCGCAGCCGATCTCGAGCACGGGGCCCGAGTACTTGGCGGCCAGGTCGAGGTAGAGCGAGGTGTCCTTGCGGAAGTCCGCCACCCAGAGGCTGTAGAACTCCGCGTACTGCTTCTCGGCCGATGCTCGGGTTTGCATGCTCGCGCGAAGCTCGCGAGGG from the Deltaproteobacteria bacterium genome contains:
- a CDS encoding class I SAM-dependent methyltransferase; translation: MQTRASAEKQYAEFYSLWVADFRKDTSLYLDLAAKYSGPVLEIGCGTGRVLARLGEAGYEALGVDVSRPMLEVARRTLQPWQDRVRIADFDFRSNALFEKFSVVIASLYAFNNLIDVAEQRLFLRHVARCMKSPAVLAIDFFCPLPMIRPETNGRWREIERTVAGHQLKLRDKREMLTPLLERRTQLFSVDGSEPVEQVSHRRFLPAEQAEQLLVEAGFEGVRFLQDYDLSGARAIGEGERPLGPYQLIAER